ATTACGGCAAAGAGGATCTTTACCGCGGTGGACTGGGCCCCTTTGCGCAGAAAATCGAGCATGGCGGCCTCCTTCCTGAGTCGGCCTATTATAAGATCTTTAGTCGGTTTTGCAAAACTCTACGCCACCGTTCCCGCCCCTCGGCGATTCTATCCCGGAGCACCCGGCTTCGCCTCGCTTCCCGATCCAGTTCCAGGAGGGCCTCCGCCGCCTCGAGGAGACTTCCGCAATATAGCCACAGGTCGTGCCCGGAAAGGAGGGCGTAAAGGAATCGCTCCGGAAGTTCGTAAGAGTTCAAGGCCCCCATGGCGAGATCGTCGGTGATAATCAGTCCCTCAAAGGAAAGATCCCGACGAAGGAGACCCACCACCTCCTCCGAAAAGGTGGCCGGCTGTGGGGAAAGGCTCCGGATGATGAGATGGGTGGTCATCACCAGGGGAACCCCCGCGTCCACCGCTTCCCGAAAGGGGAGGAGGTTTTCGGCCGGAAGGTCCTCCAGCCGGGGAAGTTCCCGATGGGGGTCCGGCTGAACGCCGCGAAGACCGGGAAAGTGTTTGGCGCAGGGCAGAACCCCCTCGGCGAGATGGGCCTCGATGAAGACCCGGCCCAGACGGGCCACCTCTTCGGGATCCTCACCCAGAGTGCGTCCGCG
The window above is part of the Thermosulfurimonas sp. F29 genome. Proteins encoded here:
- a CDS encoding glycoside hydrolase family 3 N-terminal domain-containing protein; the protein is MIRSLGTFPVVSPSAAELSAEEREIVRDLRLRHFIFFTRHFPDRETFRGLLEALREAAEPGLLMVDQEGGRVQRIGPPLAPEFPAPLSVARRGEEEVRRFSRELARTVRDLGLNTNLAPVLDLAGEEAPEFLRGRTLGEDPEEVARLGRVFIEAHLAEGVLPCAKHFPGLRGVQPDPHRELPRLEDLPAENLLPFREAVDAGVPLVMTTHLIIRSLSPQPATFSEEVVGLLRRDLSFEGLIITDDLAMGALNSYELPERFLYALLSGHDLWLYCGSLLEAAEALLELDREARRSRVLRDRIAEGRERWRRVLQNRLKIL